The proteins below come from a single Pieris brassicae chromosome 1, ilPieBrab1.1, whole genome shotgun sequence genomic window:
- the LOC123720571 gene encoding facilitated trehalose transporter Tret1-like — translation MFHNVLRYRNQILITICGYVGHLLCGYGISWTAPIIPKLENPDESPLSRPLSDIEMSLLASVLYIAGLPAVLSMSWFSNFKGRKASYVLSATFYIIGFAMLGSATNFTMMFIARIINTFGFSIANMINTIYIGEIASSNIRGIFLTGLGVIQTLGSLILFSVGPFVSYSMVSYIGVAISAVYFLAVLCIPESPVYLALKDEDKKLSQVLQILGRESEIENIMELKNTQVKTNDLEDWKELFTLKCNRKALFITVTISVLNYLSGILVVVFFSTSIFKMADSSVPPSLATIIIGCTQLVGSVIAPLCVEISGRRILLLVSTGVCCVSMVVFGFHFFLIYINSPLVEHIKWLPLASLVIFFMSNNMGFGVIPSTLTGELFNSNVRSKGTATVFVVSWISGFIITTIFNTLISSVGAYAVFWFFSFTCGLAFLFTLFFIPETKGKSLIEIQEILSK, via the exons ATGTTTCATAATGTGCTGAGGTATAGAAATCagatattaataactatatgtg GGTATGTGGGTCATCTGCTTTGTGGCTATGGAATCAGTTGGACGGCGCCGATCATTCCGAAATTGGAGAACCCTGACGAATCTCCATTATCAAGACCACTTTCCGACATAGAAATGTCTTTGCTGGCATCTGTGTTATATATTGCTGGGTTACCGG CTGTGCTGTCGATGAGCTGGTTCTCCAATTTCAAAGGCCGAAAAGCAAGTTACGTTCTCTCGGCAACTTTTTACATCATCGGTTTCGCCATGTTGGGGTCAGCTACCAACTTCACGATGATGTTCATTGCTAGAATCATCAACACATTTGGTTTTAGCATAGCGAATATGATAAACACCATTTATATTGGAGAAATCGC ATCAAGCAACATTCGAGGGATCTTCCTGACTGGGCTTGGAGTAATACAAACATTGGGATCCCTAATATTATTCAGTGTCGGGCCTTTCGTTTCCTACAGTATGGTATCGTATATTGGTGTTGCTATATCTGCAGTATATTTCCTGGCAGTTCTCTGCATACCTGAATCTCCTGTATATCTTGCTTTGAAAG ATGAAGACAAAAAATTAAGCCAAGTCCTCCAAATACTTGGTAGGGAATCCGAAATAGAAAACATAATGGAACTAAAGAATACTCAAGTCAAAACAAACGATTTAGAAGACTGGAAAGAATTGTTTACACTTAAATGCAACAgaaaagcattatttattactgtaaCTATAAGCGTATTGAACTATTTAAGTGGTATATTAgtggttgtttttttttcgacaTCGATTTTCAAAATGGCGGATTCATCTGTCCCGCCAAGTTTAGCTACTATTATCATTGGATGTACTCAATTGGTAGGGAGTGTTATTGCTCCATTATGTGTGGAAATATCTGGAAGGCGAATTTTGTTATTGGTTTCAACTGGTGTTTGCTGTGTTAGTATG GTCGTATTTGGTTTCCATTTCTTTTTGATATACATAAACTCGCCCCTAGTGGAGCACATTAAATGGCTCCCCTTAGCCTCATTAGTGATCTTCTTCATGAGTAATAATATGG GCTTTGGTGTCATACCCAGTACACTAACAGGGGAATTATTCAACTCCAATGTTCGAAGCAAAGGCACGGCCACCGTATTCGTGGTATCTTGGATCTCTGGCTTTATCATAACAACCATTTTCAACACTCTGATCTCATCTGTTGGTGCTTATGCTGTCTTCTGGTTCTTCTCTTTTACGTGCGGGTTGGCTTTTCTCTTCACTTTGTTCTTTATACCAGAGACAAAGGGTAAAAGCTTGATTGAAATACAAGAAATTCTGAgtaaatga